Part of the Virgibacillus natechei genome is shown below.
CAAACGTTGTGTAAAATGTATTCAAATGAGATCTACTTACGTTTTTAGATTCATGTGTCGTCATCCGAAGGAACGTGATATTCACCTGTAATGGTGTGTTCCCTAATAATCGCAGAAGCTGTAATTCGGTCGTTTCCTTATCTGGCATTAAATTTAAAATAAGTATATTAAGTGGACGAATGTCTTGGTTCTTAGCCCGATTTTCATCCATCACAAAGATTTTCTCCTGTTTTAACACTTCCGTTGCAGGCAACTCTCTCGATATATTGATTGGCACTAAGATTTCTCCCTCCTGCATTCCTATTCTTCCTAAAGAAACCTGCAATCATTAACTGCGATTTCTCTGAAATTTGGTGCCCGCTTATTGCCACACTTCTTCAGAAATTTCCACAATATGGCGGATTTTATCCCATTGCTGATCTTCCGTTAAATCATTACCCTCTTCAGTTGAAGCAAATCCACATTGCGGACTAAGACATAGATTATCATAGGATAGATATCCAGCCGCTTCGGCAATTCGCTCTTTTACCAGGTCTTTATTTTCCAGCTCAGCAAATTTGGATGTAACTAAACCTAGTACAACATGCAGATCGTCCCTGTTTACAAATTTCAGCGGTTCAAATCCGCCTGAACGCCCGTCGTCAAATTCCAGAAAAAGCCCGTCAACATGCAGTCCACCGAATATCGTTTCGGATGCCTTATCATACGAACCTGAACTAAAATAATGGGAACGATAATTGCCCCGGCAGATATGCATGGTAACCAGAAGGTCATCCGGACGATCGGCTATCGATTCATTGATAGCACGTTTGCATAATTTTTGCAGTTCGGCAGGCTCATACCCTTTCGCGCGAATCGATTGTTCCCCCTCTTCCGATAAAAAGGAAGCCCATGATGTATCATCAAGCTGTATATAACGGCATCCTGCATCATAAAAAGCCTGAATCGCTTTTTTATAAGCAGTCGTTAAATCTCCCAACAGTTCCTCGATATCACCATAAACCTCATTATCAATTCCCGCCCGAACCAGGAGCATATTAGGACTTGGAATGGACTGCTTGGCAACATGATCATCGCCTACCTCCCCTTGCAAAAATCGGAAATGATCCAGAAATGGATGATCTTCATTAAAATCAACCTTGCCTGTTACACGAATCGCACGGGCTTTTGTTTCAATGCCATCAAACTTCAATCCAGTGTCTGATTCGAATCCTTCCACACCTACCAGACTTTCCAAAAAGTCAAAATGCCACCAGGAACGGCGGAACTCCCCATCCGTAATTGACTTAAGTCCAGTCTTCTTCTGTTTTTCAACAAGTTTGGTTATTTCTTCATCTTCAATGGTACGCAGCTGCTGGGCAGAAATTTCTCCATTTGTCTTTTGAGCTCTCGCTTGTTTAAGACGTTCCGGTCTTAGAAAGCTACCCACATGATCTGCTTTAAATGGTGCCTTGCGATCTAATTTTGTTGTTGTCATTGTATCCGCTCCTTTTAATCAAAAAAGCCCCTTCGATTAAGAAGAGGCATTATCATGCGATCATCTTCTTATCTCCCAAGTTTCATCAACTTGCTAGAAGTAGCACCTTGTTATCATAACAGGTTGCTGAAGCGTCATCGGGCTTAGTCCCTCTGCCTCTCTTAATAAGAATGTTACTGAATTGTTTGAAATTACTATACCAATGATAGTAGCATTTTTATAGATAAATAGCAAGGGAAGCATAACGTAAGCATCAATGCCATTGCACCAGGTGCGATTATGACCGCGATGGTGGAAGGATCCTTGAAACAAATGGGCGGAGATAATTGGGAAGAAGCTGGCAGAGAATTTGTCAGTGTTAACCCGATGAAACGATTTGGTCAACCAGAAGAAGTTGGACGTTTGGTTGCCTTCTTATTATCACAGGAATCGCGATTCATCAATGCAACCGTCATTCCCATTGATGGCGGACAATCCTCACAATATTAATGACGAAGGGTGGCACGCCTATGTGTCACCCTTTTGATTTTGCAAATGAAATAAGATCCGCAAAGTCCATATCTGCATCAACTGAGCTTTCTTCACGATCGCCTACAAGAACGGTACGTACCCCTGCTCTCTTGCCTGCTTCTATATCGGGTTCACGATCCCCTACCATATAACTTTTCTCTAAATCAATTGCATGTTTTTCCGCCAGATCCAAAATCATTTGTGGCTTTGGTTTACGACATGCACAATTTGCACGCGGCTTGTGGGGACAATAACGGATGTCATCAATCGTTGCACCATATGTGGCTAGATCATCTTTCATTTTTTTATGTACCTTTTTCAAAGCCGACTCTTCCATGAATCCGAGTCCAATTCCACCTTGATTGGTTACAACAAAAACCTTAAACCCCAAATCATTGAACCGCCTTATAGCTTGACCGACACCATCCAGTAAATGGAAGTCCTTGGGCTTGTTCACGAACTTCACCCGATTGGTGAGTACTTCATTGATTACACCATCGCGGTCTAGGAACATCGCTCGATTCATATCATCACCTTCAAATAAGCATACTCATTTCTTGGTCTATTAAAACTCCAATTCCTTTGGAGCTTCACCTTGTTTATTCATCACCCGGATGGCGGTTGGATTAATCTCCAATAAGACAAGTTCTGGATCCTCCGGGCCATCAAAATAAAGTTTCATCTTGTCATTCCACAGCTCCTTTTTCAGTTCTTCCGAATTATTTAAGGAAACCTTCCCTTCATATTCCACATATTCATCGCCAAATCCCTCACCCTCGTATCCGAGCAGAATATGAGTGAAAGGATTCGCTTCCGTTTCCTCTGCCTTATCCGTTTCCTTGCTCGTTAACGTATAGAGTTTCAACCCTTCACTGAAAAATGTCATGTACCTTGAATGGGGTTTATTATTCTTCACTGTTGCCATTGGCCCAACATAGTTGCTTTTTAGAATTTCTTCAACGGTTGCTTTGATCTCCTGTTGACTCATTTATATGCACTCCTTTTTTATTGCTGGTGAAAATAGTATTCCTTCCATCTTGAAAAATAAACATCTCTCTGACTTCAAGGATGAAGCACGAGGACGATTCTCGGTTCCTAAGTTTATCTTATAAAATAAATGGGAAGAAAATAAATTATGAACGTTAAATCAGAGAAATAGGAGGTATATTTTGGGACTACAAAATGGAAAAAATGATTCGTTCTTAGATACAGGCAGGCCTGTAGTGGAAGGGAAGAATGGAGCCGTCACTTCTCCTCATTATTTAGCTACGCAAACGGGGAAGAGGATTCTTGATCAAGGTGGCCATGCGGTAGAAGCAGCTATCGCAGTTAATTCTGTGCTTTGTGTGGTTATTCCGCATATGGCAGGGTTAGGAGGAGATTTATTTGCGTTAGTCTGGGATCAGCATGAAAAAGAAGTCAAATCTTTAAATGGAAGCGGGAAGTCTGGAAGTCAAGTAAACCGAGAAGTCTATAAACAAAAGGGGCTTAACGAGATCCCAGAGCGTGGGCCATTAGCGGTGAATACTGTCCCAGGAACTGTAGACGGATGGTGGAGCCTTCACCAGCATTACGGTAAGTTAGAGTGGTCATTGCTATTTGAAGATGCTATTCACTATGCCAAAGAAGGTTTTCCAATTACAGAAAAGACAAGTAGCTATGTCCAAGAAAAAGCCGATTTATTAAATGAACAACCGGAGACGGCGAATGTGTTTTTTAAAAATGGACGTCCGATTTTATCAGGTGAGCTTCTCGTCCAACCTAATTTAGCATGGGCTTTTGAACAAATTTCCAAAGAGGGTAGAGATGCCTTTTATAAAGGGGATATCGCAGACAAAATTATCGCCTCTATGGAAAAGCATGATGGATTAATGGTGAAAGAAGATTTTACCAATCATACAGTTGAGTGGGAAGACCCGATATCAACAAATTACAGAGGATATGAAATCTATCAAGTAAAACCAAATACGCAAGGCATTGCTGTATTAATGATGTTAAACATGCTAGAAAAGTATGATTTGACTTCGATTGGTGATGGCACTCCAGATTATTATCACCTAATGGCAGAAGTAGCCAAACTAAAATTCCGTTTTCGAGATGAATGGGTCACCGATTCACAATCTATTGATTTACCCTACGACACCCTCTTATCTAAGTCATTCTCATCTGAAGTTAATGAACATTTTTCTTGGAATAATATATTTCGCCCAGAGGAGTTGGAAGAGCTCCCAAAAGTTAAAGGAAGCCGTGACACCGCCTACCTGAGTGTTGTTGATAAGGAAGGGAACAGCATTTCTTTAATTCAAAGTATTTTTCATGAATTTGGCTCTGGATTTATGCCAGAGGGCGTTGGCTTCTTTTTACAAAATCGGGGCTCCCATTTTAGTTTAGATCCAAATCATCCAAATTCTTTAGAACCAAATAAGCGTACGTTTCATACAATCATTCCTGGCATGGCACTGAAGGATGGTAAGCCTTATATGTTATTCGGAGCTATGGGAGGAGAAGGACAACCTCAAACGCAATGTGCCATGCTTACTAGGGTAATAGACTTTGGCTATAACATACAACAGGCAATAGAAGCACCACGTTGGTTATACGGTAAAACATGGGGAGAAGATAGTTCCTCATTTAATTTAGAAGGTAGAGTAACAAGTGAAATAATTGATGATTTGAAGAAGCGTGGGCATGAGATTGAAATGGTAGAGAATTATTCGCAAACAATGGGCCATGCACAAGGGGTTGTCATTGATCACAAAAGAGGAGTGTATAGTGCTGGAGCAGACCTGCGCGGTGATGGAATTGCCTTGTGCTGGTAAGTAATAGTTATAAAAGTTAGCTTGGAGGATTTGATAATGGATAACAATTTACCGGTCGATTTATTACATTGGTCTTTAGCGATCTTACCATTGGTACTGCTTCTGCTTATGCTAGTTGTTTTCAAATGGTCTGGTGGTAGATCAGGTTGGATCGCTATGGCTATTGCGACATTAATCGGTTTTTTCATGTACGAAGCTCCCTTGGATAACCTGGCTGTTGGATTTGGAAAAGGGCTTTGGGAGGCATTTTTTATACTATTGGTTGTGTGGTTTGCTTTATTACTTTACCACGCCACAGATGAATCTGGCTCATTTAAAGTCATAAGGGAGAAAATACAAGATCATAGCCAAAATTATTTATTTATTGTACTTGGTTTTGGTTGGGTGTTTGCTTCTTTTCTCCAAGGTGTAGCTGGATTTGGAGTACCTATTGCAGTAGTAGCTCCCCTTTTACTAGGAATAGGCGTTAAGCCTGTTGCTGCAATTATCATTCCTTTAATTGGCCATGCCTGGGCAAATATGTTCGGAACACTAGGTGTGGGCTGGATCGCAACTGTAAATACGGTACAAATTGATAATGAGGCATTGACACTTATACTTACAGGAATACTGTTGTGGATACCGAATATAATAGGTGGGCTCATGATTTGCTGGCTGTTTGCAAGATGGAAAGGTATAAAAGAGGGTTTCCTAGCTGTGATTATTATTTCGCTTATTCATGGTGGAGGCCAACTTGCCATCGTCGCATTCAACCCTGAACTTAGCACATTTATACCGGCTATTCTGGCCGTAGGTGCACTTTTTCTACTGTCTAAACGCAAACAATATAGTGAAAAATCAGAGCTTGAGGATGAAACAGACATTCTTTACGACACGGATTCTAAGGAAGAAGGAAAGCCTGACATATCACTTCATAAGGCCTTTATGCCGTATTATGTTTTAACAGGTTTGAGTGTTGTGTTTCTTGGGATACAACCAATACAAAACTTTTTGGATCAATTTCAATTTGGCTTTTCTTTCCCAGCGGTGGAAACGGGATACGGATTTGAAATGGAGGCTGAAGACCCTTACTCCCCTATTGCTCCGTTGACACATCCAGGCTTCTATTTACTCGTATCATTTATTTTTGCTTACTTTTGGTACAAGTACTTAGGCCTAAGTCATAAGAATACGGCTAAAAATATATTTTCCGGTATGAAGGAGAATGCTTTAGGGGCGTCACTCGCGATAACAGGATTTTTAACGATGACAATGATTATGGAAAATTCAGGTCAAACAAATGTACTTGCACTTGGAATTGCAGACGTTTCACCACCTGCTGTTTATGTGGCCTTAGCAAACGTAATGGGAATCATTGGTGCATTTATGACTTCATCGAACACCTCATCCAATGTGCTTTTCGCTCCGTTACATGGATCAGTTGTGAATTCGATGGAAAGTTTATCAATGTCACTAGTGATTGCCGCACAGTCAACTGGTGGAGCTATCGGTAATGTTATTTCACCAGCCAGCATTGTCCTAGGAACCAGTACAACGAATATTCTAGGAAGGGAATCCGAAGTGTATAAAGTTACACTTACGTTCGTACTAATCGCAGGTGTTCTAGTATCTGGAGTAGCTGTATTGATGCACTATATCATTTGATAAACTGTGTAGTAGGCCTGACTTAACCTGTGCAGGTACAAAGAAATAACCATCGATGAAGCATGGCGAATCTGCTATGTTTCACCGATTAGGTAGCTAGGAAAGTTTATATTTTAGCATGAAAATAAATCCATTTTCATGCTAAGTGATTGCTATGAGAAGCTAAGACATTGAAAACGAGAGCAGTATTCTGCTCTCGTTTGTCTATAGTGCGTGTTTTTAAGCGGGGATGAAGGGGATGAAAGGATCAGTTATCATGTTTCCCATCCACAATATAATGATAAAGCTTATTATTCACCGGCTGCTCCATCACCATATTCATATGAACAACTGGAATTTCTTTCCCTTCCTTATCTTCCATCGTATCTTGTTGAACCGTATTTTTATCAGGCAAAACTTGACCTAAATAATAAAACCCACTTCCTTCGTCATCATCTTTTTTAGTGAAGAAGTGCAGGTCAATATTATTTTCTTCTGCATGAATAATTTTTTTAACTTCTGCAGATTTTAAGGTTCTATTACTTCTCGTATACCATTTAAAAACATCTGGACTGAGGAGTTCATCTCCATAATTAACACTAGATTCTACCTCGCTATTTTTATGGTACGTAACAAATATCGGGCACGTCTGATGTTTTGGTTTGTAACCATACATGGTTGAACTCTCATCACTATCCCAGTTTAACAGTTTACAAGCATCTTTTCTCGAATACTTTTCATATAAAGTAAGCTGCTGACTACATTGATATTTCTCGCTTTTTTTTCTTGCAGTTAGCAAAATATCTTTTATCATATGATTGAAATGTTCATTTGAATTTAATTTTTCCTTTATTTTTCCATTAAACACGTACGTATTGTCTTCCTGCTTCGTTACGATCGCCTCTTCCCCATACTTCACCTGATCAGGTTGTGTAAAGAAAGATAGATCCAGCACGCGACCGACAGATTGAATTGTTGCGTCATCTATACGACATTTAGCTTCACTCAAATGATCAAGATATTCATCATGATCAACTGCGCCACGTTGCAGTAACAGCTCCAACAAAATAAGCTCATGCTTACGCTTTCCATTCAACACTTCTGATGACAGCATTGTTAGCACCCTATTTTCATAGTCAGTAATGCTCGAAACTTCTTCTTTCATCTTTATTAAAAATTGATGATAATTTTTATGCTTACCTGTAATAACAACTGGATCAATAGAATTATTTGTTACAAAATCATACATATAGGGTGTTTTTCCAATTCTATTCTTTAATTCCACAAATGCCTCTTTTAAAATTTTCATTGCTGTAAGGTTGCTGTTATTAATCGACTTAAAGATTTGCTTTTTAGCTATTTCCTCAAAATTAATGGTTGAAACACCTTTAATATAACTTGTTTCCAGTGTACGTCTACGTATATTGTCTTTGTTTTGAGATTTATCTCCTGAAAGGGCTACTGGAATGAGGTAGTTATTTTTATAATTACCAATAAAATCAATGACCGTGACGAAGTCTTTTGAATCATGCTTACGGAGGCCACGACCTAGCTGTTGAATAAAAACGATACTAGATTGCGTTTGCCTTAGCATAACTACTTGATTGATACTCGGAATATCAATCCCCTCATTAAAAATATCCACGGTTAAAATATAATCAAGCGCGCCATTCTCTAATCGGTTTACTTGTTGTATTCTTTCTTCTTGGGCATTATCTCCAGTTAACGCAACCGTACGATATCCTTTATTATTTAATGCCACAGATAATCTTTTTGCTTCTTCTTTTTTACTGCAGAAAATTAATCCTTTTACTCTTTCTCCTGAAAAGCCATAGTAATCAACCTTTTCAATGATATGATTGACGCGATCTTCGGTAACCAGGTTTGATAAGATAGTTGCGTCATCTATTACTTCACCATTATATTCAAGATCCGTGACCCCAAAATAGTGAAAAGGAGTTAGCATGTTTTCTTCAAGTGCTTCCTGCAACCGAATTTCGTATGCAATATGGTAGTCAAATAGCTCATAGATATTAAAATCATCTGTACGTTCAGGTGTAGCAGTCATTCCCATTAAAAACACTGGATTAAAATAATCAATGACGCGCTGATAGGACGTAGCACCTGCTTTATGTACCTCATCAATTAAAATATAATCAAACTCTTCCGGATCAAAATGGTTTAAGTTTTCCTCTTTTGAAATAGTCTGGATAGTAGCAAACAAATACTTAGCATCTGTTTGCTTACTTGAACCTGATAAAATTCCATAATCGATGTCGCGACCACCAAGAACCCTTTGGAAGTCCATTTTTGCTTTATTTAATATTTGCTCACGATGAACGATAAAGAGTGTTTTCTTCGGTGCAAACCGTCTCACATCAAACGCAGATAGATATGTCTTGCCAGTCCCTGTAGCTGAAATAACCAAACCTTTTTGATGACCAGCTTCTCGAACTGCTTGTATTTGTTGCAGGGCATCCTGCTGCATCTTATTTGGTTTAATTTCCAATGCATCCTTAATAGAATTGGTATTATATTCAGCTGGCATTTCTACTACTCTATCTGCTGCATTAAAATCTAATGGTTGATATGTCTTTTCATATTGATATACCCATTCATCATTTAATGGTTGAGCCGCCTCCCAGACATCTTCAAACTGATTTTTAAAGTGATGGATAACTTCTCCGTCTTCATGCGAAGTAAGTTTTACATTCCATTCATAGTTTACTTTTAATGCCTGTGCAGTTAGATTCGAACTTCCCACAATTAAAGAATAATAGTCTCCATGATTAAATATATAACCCTTCGCATGGAATCCTTGCATATCCGCTAATCTCACTTCTACATTTGTAATTTTCATCAGTTCTTTAAACACTTTAGGTTGATTAAAATTTAAGAATGTAGATGTTAAAATACGACCATGTATCCCTCTTTTTTTAAGATCTAAAAAATGGGATTTTAACGTAGCTAGTCCACTTTCGGTGATAAATGCAACAGAAAAAATAAAAGACTTACTTGTTTCGAGTTCTTCCAGTAATGGATTTAAAACGTTCTCATTTTGTTTCGTATCATTAACTAACAACTTCGGTGAAAACCTACTTGATTCTTTATATTTTTGATCGATAAATCCTTTATGTAAAGACGCTTCTAAATTTTGAATGAAATTCTCCATGTTAACCACCAATCATTACCGATAGATACACGCCAATCTTACTATTCTCTAGTTAGTCTATCAAATTATTTGTTACTATTAAAAAGCCACTCACCCAGTTGCAAGTGGCTAAATATTTCTATGAGATTAAATCAGTAGATAGCTTTTCTATGGCCGGAATATCCGCTGGTGCCCAATCAAGGGTTGAAAGTTCACTTGGTGGCAGCCATTTTATTTCTTTATGTTCTGTTAAAATAGGTTCACCCTCAATTAGTGTACAATAATATGTCGTTAAATGGACGACCCCGAAATCATATTCATAAACGGTATACTCTACTTGTTCACCAACTTCTATTTTACAATGCATCTCTTCACTAACTTCACGTTTTAATGCATCTTTAGCTGTTTCCTCTTTTTCAATTTTACCACCAGGAAATTCCCATTTATAAGCTAAGGTTTTAGTTTGCCCTCTTTGTGCACATAATATTTTATTGTTTTCAATAATTACTGCTCCGACGACGTGTATATCTTTTTTCATGGTATGCCTCCTCTATATACTTTTAACCTTCAAAATGCTCTTGAATTAGACTTTCAAGCATTTTGACTTCTCCGTCCATGTACCTGATTTCCACCATAATTAATAGAAGTTCAATCTATCTGTTAGGGACCACCGAAAATTCATGATACGATATATTAAAATCTAAATTTTCTATAATCAGGGTAGGGATGCAATGCGTAATAAAAAATTAGACAAAGAATCCTTAAACAGCATTATAAATAATTTTAAAACCTTTTACAGGGATAAATTTGCTACCAAACATATGAGAAATACAGCTCAACTAACAAGTTTAAAAGAATTTAACTATGATCATTTTCTTGATAAATACAAAACAAAATTCCTTAATAATAATGATGATACGTTAAGTATAGCAAAATCTTTAATTTATCAACAAATTTTAGGCCAATCAGTTAACATACTATTTGAGCAGTGATTTCAAGAACATTATAAAATAATTTTCAAGGACTTTTTATCACCTATTCCTGGAATCGACATTGAATTTATGGACAAACTCGATGGGAGAACAAGTTTTGACGAAGGAGGACTCTACCATGAATATTATAGTAGCACCAGACTCATTCAAAGGAAGCTTAACATCCATTCAAGCCGCGACAACCATGAGACGAGCCATTCACTCGATCAATCACAAAGACAACGTTATCTCCAAACCTATGGCTGATGGCGGTGAAGGAACAGTTGACGCACTCCAATCCTCATCAGACGGGGAACAAATAACACTTTCCTGTACCGGTCCATTGGGCGAAAAAATCGAAACCTATTATGCGATAATCGATGGCAACACAGCTGTGATTGAAGTCGCAAACATAGCCGGCCTTGTCCAGGTAACGGAGCAGGAGCGAAATCCAGATACGACCACAACGTATGGCCTTGGAGAAGTTATCCGCGGGGCATTGGATCGTGGCTGTACTTCTTTCATTATTGGACTTGGTGGTAGCGCAACGAATGACGGTGGACTTGGTATGTTGCGCGCGCTCGGAATGAAAGCATGGGATGATAACGGACAGGAAATTGGTATTTTCGGTAAAGACATACGAAAAATAAATAAAGTTAGCTTCGATAAGATAGACCGGCGATTAAGTGCCGTTTCGATAAAAGTAGCTTGTGATGTGGAAAACCCTCTCTATGGAAATAATGGTGCAAGTGCGGTTTACGGGCCGCAAAAAGGAGCAACAAGGGAGCAGGTAGTAGCTTACGATAAAGCCTTCGAACGTTTTGCTTTGATTATTGAAAGACAACATGGCGAAAAGTATCACGACGTGGCAGGAGCAGGAGCTGCTGGGGGACTCGGTTTCGCTTTGCTGATCCTCGGCGCTAAACTCGTCTCAGGTGCAGAGCTAGTCGCAGAAGCCGCTAATCTAAAACAGGTGATCAAGCAAGCTGACCTTGTGATTACCGGTGAAGGTCAAAGTGATGAACAAACCTTATACGGGAAGGCTCCAGGGTATATCGCAAATTTGGCGAACGCATACCATGTTCCAGCCATCTTAGTTTCTGGTTCACTTACAGGCGATCAAGATAAGCTCCGCAGTCAGTTCCAAGGTTGCTTTTCGATTATCACTAGTCCGATGACGATTCAAGAGTGTATGGAACAGGCAGAAGAACTTCTGTTTAATCAAACGAAACAAGTCATGCATTTCATTCATGCTATGCAAAATAAATAGACAGCACGAATTGGATGTTAGCTTACAGAATATCCAAGCTCGCCAAATTTCAAACGCTCGACCGTCTAATTGTTAGATAATGATTTTCTCCAGCAATGGATATGCTAAACTAGCAATATCACTAATTTTCATATTAGTATGACTTAATCTTGTTAAAAGGAGTCCTAAAATGATTACACTGATTAAAAATGGTGAGGTATATTCTCCAGATTACCTCGGAAAGCAATCCATCTTAGTTTTCGGAGATGAAATTGTAAAAATAGATGAAGTTGATGAGGATAAGCTACTTGATATTGGGTTAGATGTGACCATTATTGATGCGGAAAACGCCATTGTAACACCTGGTCTCATTGATCCACATGTTCACTTAATTGGTGGCGGAGGTGAAGGCGGGTTTGCCACAAGAACACCGGAGATACAATTGAGTGATATCATAAATTCTGGCATCACCACCGTTGTGGGATTATTAGGAACGGATGGAACAACCAGACATATGACCTCCCTATTAGCCAAAGCAAGGGGGCTAGAGGAAGAGGGGCTGACTACTTATATTTATTCTGGAAATTATCATGTTCCAACACCTTTCATTACGTCCTCTATAAAAGATGATGTGATCCTTATTGATAAAGTAATTGGGGCTGGCGAGATTGCCATTTCGGATTCAAGGTCGGCTCAGCCTTCCCTTCATGAATTAGCCAAAC
Proteins encoded:
- the ggt gene encoding gamma-glutamyltransferase, whose translation is MGLQNGKNDSFLDTGRPVVEGKNGAVTSPHYLATQTGKRILDQGGHAVEAAIAVNSVLCVVIPHMAGLGGDLFALVWDQHEKEVKSLNGSGKSGSQVNREVYKQKGLNEIPERGPLAVNTVPGTVDGWWSLHQHYGKLEWSLLFEDAIHYAKEGFPITEKTSSYVQEKADLLNEQPETANVFFKNGRPILSGELLVQPNLAWAFEQISKEGRDAFYKGDIADKIIASMEKHDGLMVKEDFTNHTVEWEDPISTNYRGYEIYQVKPNTQGIAVLMMLNMLEKYDLTSIGDGTPDYYHLMAEVAKLKFRFRDEWVTDSQSIDLPYDTLLSKSFSSEVNEHFSWNNIFRPEELEELPKVKGSRDTAYLSVVDKEGNSISLIQSIFHEFGSGFMPEGVGFFLQNRGSHFSLDPNHPNSLEPNKRTFHTIIPGMALKDGKPYMLFGAMGGEGQPQTQCAMLTRVIDFGYNIQQAIEAPRWLYGKTWGEDSSSFNLEGRVTSEIIDDLKKRGHEIEMVENYSQTMGHAQGVVIDHKRGVYSAGADLRGDGIALCW
- a CDS encoding DUF3427 domain-containing protein, which produces MENFIQNLEASLHKGFIDQKYKESSRFSPKLLVNDTKQNENVLNPLLEELETSKSFIFSVAFITESGLATLKSHFLDLKKRGIHGRILTSTFLNFNQPKVFKELMKITNVEVRLADMQGFHAKGYIFNHGDYYSLIVGSSNLTAQALKVNYEWNVKLTSHEDGEVIHHFKNQFEDVWEAAQPLNDEWVYQYEKTYQPLDFNAADRVVEMPAEYNTNSIKDALEIKPNKMQQDALQQIQAVREAGHQKGLVISATGTGKTYLSAFDVRRFAPKKTLFIVHREQILNKAKMDFQRVLGGRDIDYGILSGSSKQTDAKYLFATIQTISKEENLNHFDPEEFDYILIDEVHKAGATSYQRVIDYFNPVFLMGMTATPERTDDFNIYELFDYHIAYEIRLQEALEENMLTPFHYFGVTDLEYNGEVIDDATILSNLVTEDRVNHIIEKVDYYGFSGERVKGLIFCSKKEEAKRLSVALNNKGYRTVALTGDNAQEERIQQVNRLENGALDYILTVDIFNEGIDIPSINQVVMLRQTQSSIVFIQQLGRGLRKHDSKDFVTVIDFIGNYKNNYLIPVALSGDKSQNKDNIRRRTLETSYIKGVSTINFEEIAKKQIFKSINNSNLTAMKILKEAFVELKNRIGKTPYMYDFVTNNSIDPVVITGKHKNYHQFLIKMKEEVSSITDYENRVLTMLSSEVLNGKRKHELILLELLLQRGAVDHDEYLDHLSEAKCRIDDATIQSVGRVLDLSFFTQPDQVKYGEEAIVTKQEDNTYVFNGKIKEKLNSNEHFNHMIKDILLTARKKSEKYQCSQQLTLYEKYSRKDACKLLNWDSDESSTMYGYKPKHQTCPIFVTYHKNSEVESSVNYGDELLSPDVFKWYTRSNRTLKSAEVKKIIHAEENNIDLHFFTKKDDDEGSGFYYLGQVLPDKNTVQQDTMEDKEGKEIPVVHMNMVMEQPVNNKLYHYIVDGKHDN
- a CDS encoding D-glycero-alpha-D-manno-heptose-1,7-bisphosphate 7-phosphatase, translated to MNRAMFLDRDGVINEVLTNRVKFVNKPKDFHLLDGVGQAIRRFNDLGFKVFVVTNQGGIGLGFMEESALKKVHKKMKDDLATYGATIDDIRYCPHKPRANCACRKPKPQMILDLAEKHAIDLEKSYMVGDREPDIEAGKRAGVRTVLVGDREESSVDADMDFADLISFAKSKG
- a CDS encoding PDDEXK family nuclease, whose amino-acid sequence is MRNKKLDKESLNSIINNFKTFYRDKFATKHMRNTAQLTSLKEFNYDHFLDKYKTKFLNNNDDTLSIAKSLIYQQILGQSVNILFEQ
- a CDS encoding L-lactate permease: MDNNLPVDLLHWSLAILPLVLLLLMLVVFKWSGGRSGWIAMAIATLIGFFMYEAPLDNLAVGFGKGLWEAFFILLVVWFALLLYHATDESGSFKVIREKIQDHSQNYLFIVLGFGWVFASFLQGVAGFGVPIAVVAPLLLGIGVKPVAAIIIPLIGHAWANMFGTLGVGWIATVNTVQIDNEALTLILTGILLWIPNIIGGLMICWLFARWKGIKEGFLAVIIISLIHGGGQLAIVAFNPELSTFIPAILAVGALFLLSKRKQYSEKSELEDETDILYDTDSKEEGKPDISLHKAFMPYYVLTGLSVVFLGIQPIQNFLDQFQFGFSFPAVETGYGFEMEAEDPYSPIAPLTHPGFYLLVSFIFAYFWYKYLGLSHKNTAKNIFSGMKENALGASLAITGFLTMTMIMENSGQTNVLALGIADVSPPAVYVALANVMGIIGAFMTSSNTSSNVLFAPLHGSVVNSMESLSMSLVIAAQSTGGAIGNVISPASIVLGTSTTNILGRESEVYKVTLTFVLIAGVLVSGVAVLMHYII
- a CDS encoding 5-methyltetrahydropteroyltriglutamate--homocysteine S-methyltransferase is translated as MTTTKLDRKAPFKADHVGSFLRPERLKQARAQKTNGEISAQQLRTIEDEEITKLVEKQKKTGLKSITDGEFRRSWWHFDFLESLVGVEGFESDTGLKFDGIETKARAIRVTGKVDFNEDHPFLDHFRFLQGEVGDDHVAKQSIPSPNMLLVRAGIDNEVYGDIEELLGDLTTAYKKAIQAFYDAGCRYIQLDDTSWASFLSEEGEQSIRAKGYEPAELQKLCKRAINESIADRPDDLLVTMHICRGNYRSHYFSSGSYDKASETIFGGLHVDGLFLEFDDGRSGGFEPLKFVNRDDLHVVLGLVTSKFAELENKDLVKERIAEAAGYLSYDNLCLSPQCGFASTEEGNDLTEDQQWDKIRHIVEISEEVWQ
- a CDS encoding (deoxy)nucleoside triphosphate pyrophosphohydrolase, whose product is MKKDIHVVGAVIIENNKILCAQRGQTKTLAYKWEFPGGKIEKEETAKDALKREVSEEMHCKIEVGEQVEYTVYEYDFGVVHLTTYYCTLIEGEPILTEHKEIKWLPPSELSTLDWAPADIPAIEKLSTDLIS
- a CDS encoding pyridoxamine 5'-phosphate oxidase family protein codes for the protein MSQQEIKATVEEILKSNYVGPMATVKNNKPHSRYMTFFSEGLKLYTLTSKETDKAEETEANPFTHILLGYEGEGFGDEYVEYEGKVSLNNSEELKKELWNDKMKLYFDGPEDPELVLLEINPTAIRVMNKQGEAPKELEF